Genomic window (Magnolia sinica isolate HGM2019 chromosome 10, MsV1, whole genome shotgun sequence):
CTCTACAATCTCAACATGGTCTGCATGATGAAAATGGCCTCGTACTTTTCAGGAATGAGGCCCATGGATGCCTAGCAAAAACTGCAATTTTTTTGTGCTTTAAGAATCAAAGTGTGCAATATCAAATTTCAATCTGTTTGGATTTCTTAAAAGCAAATTCCTTGTATTTTTTTTATGAGTCTTCCTCAAAACATGAACCTACGCATTTTTTAAAACCAGATTTTGACACACAACCCTCTCTCAACTTCATTCTACCTCACAGTATTCCAAATCGGGCTAATCCAATTATCAGAATTTCACCAAAATTGGACATCCCATGTAGTCAAAGTAATCTCAAATGATTTGAGACAACAATTCTCAAATACCATGTGCAGCTTTGAGAAAGTACATATCCAAAGTGAACTAGTTCCTGTCAACAATGATATCTAAATGCAATAAAATAGGTAGCATATCTATATTATATCTATGCATGTTGAGAAAACCCTACTCAGGGTCATATTGGTTAGTTTTGATCCGATTTCTAGAGAAAAAAAGGGGCATTTGCCAACTGGTTGCTGTGCTCTTTTCTTCTATTAGAAGCAACGAGCAACACAATTTCATCCTGTTAAGCATAGAAGGTTATTCACCCAAACAAGGGTCTTTCAAAGCAGACATGAGAGGGCAGTGCCCATTTGAACACTTGTCCACACACAGCCTAAAAGAAAGGACCAAACGGCCTTCATTTTATATGACCTATGTAATTGGAAAACACCAGGGAAAAAAAAATGACCTATGTAAGGAAACTAATTAATCATTAAATATCCAAAATATAATTAGAAGCCAATGGTAATACATGCATCCAAGAAATCATTCCATATCCCAAGCAATGGAGATGCAAGCCAAACAATCTTTGAAAGGAATGGTCATcctattttcttttctattttttctcagATACTCTGCAATTGCGAGAAAGAGATCCGGATGACTGACCCATCAATGGAGCTAGCATACTTGCAAACAAGGGCCTCCGTGGCCTGCTCCTCGTTCTCAAAAAGGACCAAGGCTTGCTTCTTTCCATTCGCCTCAAAGAGCTTAGTGCTAACAATGGCGCCATGCTCCTCCAGTTGGGCAACAATGTCTTCCTCAGTTATGTCTTGAGGGAGGGTGGAGAGGTGGATCATCTTGGTTGGGGCACAACAGTAGCGGTAGTTCTTCACCAGATTCCGGTTGAAGCGGTTGAGGTTTGAACCTGAGTACTCATGGGTGACTGGAGCGGATGTAATGTTGGGATGCTTTGAGAAATTCACCTCCACCCGCTTGCCAAAAAGTTGAGCCCCCTGAAAAAATAAGCAAGGTGATGTAGCCAAAATCTAGTATAGAATCCTGAAAGAAGCGGCAGAAGAAGAATTTATTAATTTTAATCTGAACAATTAAATGCCTCACCACTTATGCGAAAGGAAACATTACTTTTTCAAAATTGTGGTATGTCGACACTTCATCTACGTTACAACAGTCTTGGACATATAATGTGTACAAAACTAATTTTTTTAATGCACGCTTCTAGGTCTTTAGTTTTTGTAATATGTTTTTCACATGCCAACAATTTATTTCtaatgttcttttttttttttaataatcaaatcaaagtgttactttagaatcatatgcaatacaaagtgggatctatctaattgatgtttcaagatgattatCAGACCTATTTTATTTCCTcggtcaatctggaccgtccattttcatgctattgatcagaAGCTTAGGATCATCCTATTAGCAtgattttgcaccatggctttctCCTAGTGTTAtcatatgaatgaatgaatggtttggataaaaaatAGGTCACCCcttgtgccatttaaaaggtttgggaaaagtggggatgttagcaaaaccctactttattaattaaaatatttgtatAAATGTGTCCGTGAGTATGACTTTTAAAGGTGACCATGTACAATGCCTCATATTTGCAACTGATACTAACATGTGTGACCAAGATACATATGTAGGGGGTGAGCGGTTTGGTTTTTCCACCTTTGTTACCTCCGGTGGCTAAACTCAGGTTTGCCGGAAACGGAGACTGTCTTCTGAAACTGCCCCCATCCTGAGGTTAGGCACTGGGAGATTAAGCTTCACTTACACCTAACAACTAAGTGGCTTGCCCAAGGTACAAGATACATATATGACTGTTACAAGCCGAAgaacttttatttatttacataaCAGTTTCTATTAGAGAGAAAAATAAGCTGCAACTTAAGTTTGGGGGTACCTAAAACTAATACATGTGTCATCGCCCAAGTTTGGGGGTACCTAAAACCTCTGAATAAAAACAATAATCACCAAGCTAAGGATGCATGAGAAAGGCCTACAAAATCAAACCTTTAAGAAGTGCACAGCCAATTCTGCCTGAAACCCATCTGCCATCTGAATGAGTGCATGGTCTGGTTTGTTGCGGAGCAGTTTGATTCGGACAATGTTACCATAAACAGAGAACAGATTGAAAAGTTTATCCTCATCAACTTTCTGCAGAGAAGAGCCAAAGAGCTAGTAATGACAGATTGGCACACAAGCATATCTCAAAAAACCAGCTGGTCAACCTGTCGCCCAAGTTAACCACTCACTTACCAGGTCACTTCGTTCAGATTTTGAGCAACTGAAAACCTCATTTGCCAGGTGACCAGGTACGTGTTCACTTTGTCTCAGTCGGAAAGAGTCAAGAAAGTCTGGTTGCTTATCGGTgtagaaggttttttttttttttttccttttattatcTAAGCACAAAGAGGCTAAGCACATTCTAGGAACTACAGTAAAGGGAGGGAATTTTCCAAAACCCTATTTGCAACGTAGGCTTTATTCACATGAGAAATAAGAAAGACATCATTGTCATTACTGTAATAAGGGTTAATTAAAGAATAAAGCTTTATTCACTGCGTTAACCCAAGTTCTGTGCTGAACCAATAAATATCCAAGTCTGGCTCCAGGTTTTGAACTATGCAAATAAGTGACAGAATAAAAATAGGCAATGGAGATGGGAAAATAACTTACATCAGGATCCAGATTGGAGACAAGGATGGTGCACTTGTCATTTGTACCACTTATTCCAGGAGGCAAGCCTCCACCAAATGCAGCTGCAATGGCTGCGGCATTTCCCATCTTCAGATTAAGAAGAAAGTAAGGaaagtaaggaaaaaaaaaaaaaacaagaagaagaagaagaagaagaagaagaggaggaagaagaagatcataAATGCATAAAAGCGAGAACGGACTTTCCCCAAAAAAAGGATGCAAACATGCTGGGTGTTCAAAACAAGACAAACTGAAGATCATTCAGAGTTCAGACACATTGCCTAAGCAACCCTACCTGAGGAAATGCCACTGGAACAGAAAATAAAATGTGGATCAGTGAGTGAGATAACAAAGAACCATACAAAAGTAAGAGGAAAGACCAATATAAGCACCTGCCCCGGAACCTGGAGGTTGAAGTGCATACAGACCCCCAGCATCACCATAGCCAGGCTGTTGCAAAAACAATAACAGAATGCACATCAGGCATTTCAGTATCAAATCTAATGAtggtatttcttttttcttttttctgtcttTTATGAATGTTGAAATAATAATAATGCCATTTCTTTTAACAATGTTGCATATAATGATGGTACAGCTAGCCTTGGATGTGCAAAACCACAAACCCATTATGCTAAAACCAAAGACTAAGTCACTGAAGAGACGAGTCACTAAACAGATACGTTGGAGTTACAAGAGAGGATGTGCTTGTCTGATCAGATGGCAACGACGGATTTGTGAAATCCCTGCAAACAAAATGTGAGTCTCAACAACAGCAGCATTAAGCTGACAATCGAAAAGGCCCCTTAAGTATAAAATTTTCAAGCCACA
Coding sequences:
- the LOC131257594 gene encoding polypyrimidine tract-binding protein homolog 3-like, giving the protein FFFTPFFSRSILLYSFFYLLSLCWSAVGHSQDAEPNRVLLVTIHHLLYPITVEVLHQVFSPHEFVENIVTFQKSAGSQALIQYQSGQSAVQARNALQGRNIYDGCCHLDIQFSNLSELQVNYNNERSRDFTNPSLPSDQTSTSSLPGYGDAGGLYALQPPGSGAVAFPQMGNAAAIAAAFGGGLPPGISGTNDKCTILVSNLDPDKVDEDKLFNLFSVYGNIVRIKLLRNKPDHALIQMADGFQAELAVHFLKGAQLFGKRVEVNFSKHPNITSAPVTHEYSGSNLNRFNRNLVKNYRYCCAPTKMIHLSTLPQDITEEDIVAQLEEHGAIVSTKLFEANGKKQALVLFENEEQATEALVCKYASSIDGSVIRISFSQLQSI